Genomic window (Desulfonatronum thiosulfatophilum):
TGATCCAGCGCAGTGCAAGAACATGCTCCCCGCCCTCCTCTTCCACCACCAGCACGCTGTTCAACTGACCGCGGCGGATCAGCGCATTTGCGGGCAGGGCCGCCGGCGCCCGGTCACTCATGTCCCGGTCTTGAACCAGCACGTCCACGACATGGCCCGGCTGCAGCGCATCCGGCGGAGAGTCCACGGCAAGGCGCAGACGCTGCCCCACGGCGGCTTCCTCCAGGGCGGGAATGACGGCCACGAATTCCGCGCGCACGGGTTCCGGCAGCAGGGGGCTGGTCACGAACAGGGATTCTTCCGTCGGCATCCTGTTGGCGATGGGTGTCGGAACCGCGACATCAATCCGCAGGGCGGAGCGATCCTCCAGGATCAGGATCGGGGTGCCGGGTCCGACGAACGCGCCTTCGTCCACGGCGACCTCGCTGACGATGCCGGGAAACGGCGCCGCCAGATTCGCATAGTCGAGATTGACGCGCTGGGCCTGCAGTTCCGATGCTGCCTGCCGGACCGCGGCGTCGAGTTCCTGCTCCCGGACCTGGGCCTGCTCCAGCCGGTTGCGGGCCACGAGATCCTCGCTGTACAGCCGTTGCAGACGCCGGACATTCTTCACGGCCTGCTCGTGGGCGATTTGCGCGGCTGCCAGTTGATCACCGGCAGCGGCAATCGCGGCCTCCACTTCCCGGGATTCGATGATCGCCAGCACGTCCCCGGCCTGGACCTGATCCCCGGCCCGCACGGGAATCGAGTTGACCGCGCCGCTCATCCGCGTGCTCAGCACGGCCCGACGATCCGGCCGAACCACGCCGGGAAAGCGGCGGAACGTCTCCGCGGGCCAGGGCTGCACTTCGGCGGTTTCCACCACGACCGGCTCCATTGTTTCGGCCTCGGTCATGGGCTGTCCGTTTCCGGATTCCGAGCAGCCGCACAGCAGCAGCACGGCAACCCCGGCCAGGCAGATCCGAATCCGGGACGCAATGCCTCCAGCGCACCATTGCCGCACCGAAAAGCGCAGCCGCGAATCATGGCGATGATCCGCCAGGTTCATGGCCGCTCCCCGGAGAGCGCCAGGAGCGGATCCCGGCCATGGCTGAGATAGGCGCTCATGGACGCCACAAGTGCGCGGTATTGATGCCGGACATGTTCCAGCCGGGTCTGGTGCAAAATGGCCTGGGCCGCCAGCAGGTCGGTCATGTTCCCCAGCCCCTCCTCGTATTGCCGCCGGGCCAGGTTTGCCGCGGTGGACGCGGATTCCAGGGCAAGGTTCGAGGCCTGCCACGCGGACCAGCCGACATGCCACGCGCTGGAGGCGATTTCCTGCTCCCGGGTCGCCTCCCGGCGGGCCTGGGACAATTCAATGCGCGACAGGCTGGTCCGGGCCCGCTCCTCCGCGATGTCCCCCTGCCGGTCCATGCCCGCAAAAAGCGTCCATTGCAGATTCACGGCCACAACCCAGCTGTCCGAATCCGTGTCGATGGGCTTCGAGCTGTCGAACCATTGCCGGCGGGCCAGGAAGTTGACCCGGGGCAACCACCGCGCGCCGGCCCGTTCCAGGCCCGCCGCGGCTGCTTCAACCCTGGTCTCCATGGCCAGCAGATCCTTGCGCGGCGCGGCGGGAAAAACCTCGGTCGGGGGCTGGGGCCGGGGCAGGTCGCTGGTCAGGATCAGGTCTTCCCGGGACGGCAGCCCAAGAAACGTGGCCAGATCCGTTCGCGCCTCGTGGAGGTCGCCCCGGGCTTCCATCAGGCGGGCCCTGCTCGTCTCGTATTCCGTGTTCGCCCGCAACACGTCCAGCCGCGCCACAAAGCCTTCCTCATAAGCCCGGCGGGCCGACTCATGGGCCTGCCTTGCGGCCTCCACGGCCATCACGCCGGCACTGACCGCATACTCCCCCACGGCCACGGCGAAATAGCGCCGGGCCGTTTCCAGCCGAACCATTTCCGCGCCCCACTCCCGGGCCAACCGGCGTGTTTCCACACCAAGACCGGCCTGTTTCCGGACTTTCCAGCCATCCACATTGACCAGCGGCTGGACCACCTGGAGGGCGGTGAACGTCCCTTCCACCGGGCCGAAGTCCCGGCTGACCAGGCGAGGCGGAAGCGTCAACGTAGGAAGGGTGATGTCGTTGATGAACGAGGAGTCCGCGCGCAGCCAGGTGGCGTCGGCGGTCAGTCGCGGCAGGAATACCTGGGCGGAACGGGTATGGCCGGCTTCGGCAACAGCCTCTTCCGCGGCCAGACTTTGCAGCTCCACGGCATGGCGATGCGCCAGGTCCAGGGCGTCTTCGAAACTGAGTTCCATTGCCCGGGCGTCGAGGCCCGTCAACAGTACGAGCGCCGTCGCAGTACATGCAGCGAAGAAGCGTCGTATGCCGCCACCCTTGTCCGATTTGAGCGATTTGCGTTCTGGAGTTGCGGTATCAAGCATGAACAAGATTGCTTCGCCCCGATATGTAGGGGCTTGCATTGATTGCCGGGGATTCTGTCCGCGGTTGAAGCCCCGGAGGGGCCGAGAGGATGGCCGCCGCCTGCTTCAGGCTTATCCACGGGTAATGACCCGAAGAGCTCGAAACAGTGCGGCGGCAGAAATGGATGTGGGGAACCTGGAGTAACGTTCCTCTATCAGCAGGGCAGTTATACAAGCCTACCCGGAACTTGCCTTTTTGGCGTATGATTCCACCACGGAATCATACTTTTCATGGATCATCAGCCTGTCGAACTCCATGAACTCTTCCAACAGGGCCTCTTCTTCCCGGTCGGTGAAATAGTTCCTGGAAGCCGGGAAGAAGACCTTGTCCTCCTTCTCGATGTGTTCGGGATACAGGTCGACCAGGGCTCGAAGGTTCTCTTCGATCCGATCCAGTGCGGATTCATCGCCATTGCGGTACCGCGCATTGGCCTGTTCGATCTTCTGGACGACTTTTCTCGCGTAGACATGATCTGCAATCAATTCGTCCATCATTCGCCTGTCCTCGGTGGACAGACCCTTTTCGTCAAGCTTCTTGAATAGAATATCCTCTTCTTTGCCATGATGCGTTCTGTCGGCATAGGTACGGATGAAATCAACGGCAATATCCACCAGTTCAGGGTCGATCCGGTTTCCTTTCCGGATGTAACCGGCAGTTTCCTCGATCAGGGATATCATCCGTTCGATCACCCGGTGTTCTTTCATCAGTTGCCCTCGGGCCTGCATCACGCACCTCCTCTGTCAGTTCGTGACCTACCTGGCGAAGTTTTCCATGGTCTTGTCCGGTTGAACTCGTACGGAATTGCGCAGGTAGTTATGAACATGAAACACTTCGCTTTTAACAAATTCTTCGGCCGCGTGGACCGTATTCCGGAAAACGTGGCTTTCGGAAAATCTCCTTTGACTTGATAATTGCTCTTTTTCTTCGCACATGCCGTTGCCGATGAGATCGCAGATCTCGTCCAGGGCCATGCCGGCGTCTCTGCCTGAGGCTTCAATGTTTACAACCATTCCCGGTCCCACGGCCAGCCCGAGAATATCCAGGATGCTCTTGGCATCCGCTTTCTTGTTTTCCACGCACAAGCTGATGTCCGCATCAAACGACTTGGCCTTCCTGGCCAGCACGGCCGCCGGCCGGGCATGCAATCCATAGGGGTCGTGAATCGTGACTTGCCTGACAATCATATGTGTATTGCTCCTTTAAGCTGAAATATAAGGTATTTTTTGTTTCATGGCGCCGAGAATTAAACGCAATCAGCCACTGCCGACCAGGTCGGCCCTGACTATTGTACAAGAAAAATGCCATCAGGGTTGATTCGATACAAACATGAATTTACAGGCTAAAAATTTCACGGGTTTCATCCGGCATGTCTTATTCCATAAAAACAAGATTCATTTTCTCAAGAAGCGAGAAGCCAATACGCAGACGTAGGGATGCACCTTTGGAATGTGCTTCTGAATTCAATTGGCACAAGGAATGCTCATCTCCTTGGGCATCAATATGGGTGCCAGGAATTCGTCGAACCCTATTCATCCGAAATCATGCCATGTTTCGAGGATTGAATTGGTGCTGGATGTGGGGGTTATTGTCGGGCAAGAATGTTTTCTTATGAATTGATATTGAGTGAGAAAATTTTCAGCAGAAAATTCCTCTGAAATGGTAACCCCGTGTTGAGTTCGATTGTCAGGGGGGATTGGGATTTCGATTGGGGATTTCGATTGCGATTTCGATTGCGATTGCGATTTCGATTTGTTGCGAGTTGGATAAGTGGTGATGATGGGGAGGGTGGGTGTGATCATCAAGAAGCAGTATTACTGGGGGTATCTGGTTGTTGGGATGAGTCTGGTGCTCACCTACGCGATCTATTTCGGATCGATGTGGTTTTACGACGACTGGTACGATTACCGCCTGAAGTATCTCGCCAAGATCGGAAGCATGGGCACGACGATATTGATGTGCTGGGCGCTGATCCTGGCAGCGAGGTTGCGGGTGGTGGAGCGACTGTTCGGCGGGCTGGACAAGGTCTACAAGGCGCACCGCAGATTCGGTGAAGTCGCTTTGTACATTATATTTCTGCACCCGATTTTTCTGGCTCTCGATCCAGAATTCGACTTCCTTCGCTTTTTCTGGATCGCGCAAATGTCCGGCGAAGCGGGACATTACTATTATGCCCGGATGACCGGCCTGGCTGCCCTGACCGCCCTGGTCGGACTGACCTCGTTGTCCCTGTGGATCTCGCTGCCCTACCACGTCTGGAAACAGACGCACAATTTTTTCGGGCTGGTGCTGGTGCTGGTGATCTTCCATGGCGTCTTCGCCCAGGGCGAGATCATGTCGTATCCGCTGCTTGGCGCCTGGTTCATCGTGTGGGTTGCAATCGCGCTATGCTGCTATTTCTACATCCGGGTGCTCTACCGCTGGTTCGGGCCGCTCCACGACTACCTGGTGGATCATGTCCGGACCCTGGGCGACATCACCGAGGTATACCTTCGCCCACGGGACCCAAAGCGGAAAATGGCCTTTCACCCCGGCCAGTTCCTGTACGTCTACTTCGATTCGCCGGATCTGCGGGCCGAGCCGCATCCTTTCAGCATTTCGTCGGCGCCCCAGGCCGGGAACATCCGGATATCCGTCAAAAAGATGGGCGATTGGACAAAGCAGCTTCCCGTCCTCAAGCCGGATCAGCGGGCCTTTGTCTGGGGCCCCTACGGCAAGTTCGGC
Coding sequences:
- a CDS encoding efflux RND transporter periplasmic adaptor subunit, giving the protein MNLADHRHDSRLRFSVRQWCAGGIASRIRICLAGVAVLLLCGCSESGNGQPMTEAETMEPVVVETAEVQPWPAETFRRFPGVVRPDRRAVLSTRMSGAVNSIPVRAGDQVQAGDVLAIIESREVEAAIAAAGDQLAAAQIAHEQAVKNVRRLQRLYSEDLVARNRLEQAQVREQELDAAVRQAASELQAQRVNLDYANLAAPFPGIVSEVAVDEGAFVGPGTPILILEDRSALRIDVAVPTPIANRMPTEESLFVTSPLLPEPVRAEFVAVIPALEEAAVGQRLRLAVDSPPDALQPGHVVDVLVQDRDMSDRAPAALPANALIRRGQLNSVLVVEEEGGEHVLALRWISVMARDYGEGDLIPVAQGLQPGEIVVVNPSPELREGQRVLPERTSRP
- a CDS encoding TolC family protein; translated protein: MELSFEDALDLAHRHAVELQSLAAEEAVAEAGHTRSAQVFLPRLTADATWLRADSSFINDITLPTLTLPPRLVSRDFGPVEGTFTALQVVQPLVNVDGWKVRKQAGLGVETRRLAREWGAEMVRLETARRYFAVAVGEYAVSAGVMAVEAARQAHESARRAYEEGFVARLDVLRANTEYETSRARLMEARGDLHEARTDLATFLGLPSREDLILTSDLPRPQPPTEVFPAAPRKDLLAMETRVEAAAAGLERAGARWLPRVNFLARRQWFDSSKPIDTDSDSWVVAVNLQWTLFAGMDRQGDIAEERARTSLSRIELSQARREATREQEIASSAWHVGWSAWQASNLALESASTAANLARRQYEEGLGNMTDLLAAQAILHQTRLEHVRHQYRALVASMSAYLSHGRDPLLALSGERP
- a CDS encoding hemerythrin domain-containing protein, with the translated sequence MQARGQLMKEHRVIERMISLIEETAGYIRKGNRIDPELVDIAVDFIRTYADRTHHGKEEDILFKKLDEKGLSTEDRRMMDELIADHVYARKVVQKIEQANARYRNGDESALDRIEENLRALVDLYPEHIEKEDKVFFPASRNYFTDREEEALLEEFMEFDRLMIHEKYDSVVESYAKKASSG
- a CDS encoding HPr family phosphocarrier protein → MIVRQVTIHDPYGLHARPAAVLARKAKSFDADISLCVENKKADAKSILDILGLAVGPGMVVNIEASGRDAGMALDEICDLIGNGMCEEKEQLSSQRRFSESHVFRNTVHAAEEFVKSEVFHVHNYLRNSVRVQPDKTMENFAR
- a CDS encoding ferredoxin reductase family protein; protein product: MIIKKQYYWGYLVVGMSLVLTYAIYFGSMWFYDDWYDYRLKYLAKIGSMGTTILMCWALILAARLRVVERLFGGLDKVYKAHRRFGEVALYIIFLHPIFLALDPEFDFLRFFWIAQMSGEAGHYYYARMTGLAALTALVGLTSLSLWISLPYHVWKQTHNFFGLVLVLVIFHGVFAQGEIMSYPLLGAWFIVWVAIALCCYFYIRVLYRWFGPLHDYLVDHVRTLGDITEVYLRPRDPKRKMAFHPGQFLYVYFDSPDLRAEPHPFSISSAPQAGNIRISVKKMGDWTKQLPVLKPDQRAFVWGPYGKFGDHMAEHADKESVLLAGGIGITPFLSMVENEDFLEGKYNKAHLFYSVQIPEEAYYHDEITELGVKEEYLHYIPHSSDSEGYLTPEVIAERVGDLKTKVYLICGPKVMMDSLREELMKAGVPFEQIFTEDFSII